In Achromobacter pestifer, the DNA window CTTCTACTTCGGTGGTACGTCCCTGTTGATTATTGTGGTGGTGACGATGGATTTCATGGCACAGGTTCAGGCCTACATGATGTCTCACCAGTACGACTCGTTGCTCAAGAAGGCTAACTTCAAGGGCGCGGGTTTGCCGATGCGGTAAGCAAAAGAATGTCCAAGGACGACGTCATTCAGATGCAAGGCGAGGTTCTTGAGAACCTCCCGAACGCGACATTTCGCGTCAAGCTCGAAAACGGCCACGTGGTGTTGGGCCATATTTCCGGCAAGATGCGTA includes these proteins:
- the infA gene encoding translation initiation factor IF-1, which codes for MSKDDVIQMQGEVLENLPNATFRVKLENGHVVLGHISGKMRMHYIRILPGDKVTVELTPYDLTRARIVFRSK